The Ipomoea triloba cultivar NCNSP0323 chromosome 4, ASM357664v1 DNA segment AGTTCTCGAGGAGTTTAGCGAAGGGAACTCACTTTTTCAACTCCATTTCTGATGTTCTCAAAAAGGTTGCATCAGAGCCCAGCCTTCTTGAACAAGAAGTCAATGCATATAACGACGAGGAACAGGAGGAGAAACGCGTGATAAATCCCGAGGTTTCACAGGAGCAAAACAATTCTGCAAGCAGTCAACATTCAATGGAATTTACAGTAGTGGATACCATCCTGTTTACTGGAGTAGGGAGTGGTAAAGTATGGGAAATGAGAAGTTTGCCTCTCGATCGTTTGAGTTCTGCTTCAAGTGGTCATCTAAGCGAAGAAAATCATGGTTCAGATCCCATGGATGTTGGTAACGTCGAAGCAGCATATGGTGATGCAGATAACGATATAACTAGCATTTCAAACGATGAAATCCCTAATGGTCCAGTTTCATTGATTACAGAAGAAAAAACCACTCAATCTATCACAGAACTAAAACCTCGATTCTCGACTCAAATTGTATCCATCTCTGATCACACAAACTTAGCTGTTTGCAGCAATAGAGGATTGAGCCATAAAACTGAGAACAGGTACATAAAGGATGAGTGGTTGAAGGAAGGCAAACTCGACTCTCAATCGAGCCTCCCAGATGCTCCACCATCTCAAAACTTTTCATCAGACACTTGTTTCTCAAGCAGCCAAAGAGAAATACATGTAAGAAATCTTCTCGAAAACAGTCTAGCCTTTGAACAATCACATAAAAACTCTATATTGGATAATCCAGAAGACGATCCAGGGAATAATCCTGATTCTGTGTCAGCTGCCAATAAGTCTTCTAGTCCATGTGAAACCGAGCAGCATTCTGAGATGCTAGAATCCATTAACACGGGAGCCAAGCTGTCTTCTAGTCCATGTGAAACCGAGCAGCATTCTGAATCCAATAATGCTCCCGTCATAAGTTGCCAGAGGCGAAGTAGTAGATACAAACCAAGTGCACGAGCACTGGAAGCGATTGCATATGGTTTCATGGAAGCAAAAACGAAAAGAAAACGCACAAACAGTTCAACCTCAACGAGCTCTTCTCAACGTGTGCGTAAGAGTAAACATTTGGTGGATGAGAATGTTACTGGAGATCCATGTAAGAAGGAAGCAAATGACAACAATGATGGTAAGCAATTAAAGAAAACTTGAAGATGAATGGCAAGCTAAGGCATTGGAATTGTTGTGTACTACCGTGATAGAAAGATGtataatctttaatttttgaattagtgCCATCTTTGAAGCTGTTGAGATACAACCTTAGTTTAGTTATTTGGTCTTCATAACATCCAAACTAGTAAAACATTGTAAcaactaatatttttattcaatatttataGACTAAATTGTACATTTTACAAAGatacataagtttttttttaaaattttttttaagaggAACATGGCTGGTGTGCCCACCTGCCGTGCGCAATGTGCTCGTggtgttggatttttttttttaaatacatttatgCTTTTAGCCTAAGAGTATTGCCAATAatagatctattttttttttaataattttgaatggGTTGGAAGTGAGAGAGGAgaggaaagagaagaaaaagttgTCGAACCCACTAGATACACACAACGTGCACGTGgggttagatttttttttctctcttttttgttCTCTCTTTTTCACTTGGCACAAAAAATTCTGATATAAAAACCTTATTGTTGAGATTGTTCTATGAGTTTTGAGTAAGGAGTTGATCGACTTGAGATGATTGGTATACTACACCACATTAAAGTGTTTTGAGTTAAACACTTCTCATAAAAACCAAACTACGTGAGTGCAACTCATGCCTAATCTGATTAacgggggtgtattcaatcatgattttcatagaattttaaagacttttatgaactttaaaagtttggaggtattcaattcaaacttttagagagtatttaaaagtcatgcggtattcgatcaaaatttttaaagagtttttaaaagtcatgtggtattcaaaaagttatgaatttgtaaggacttttaaattttagaacttctgtagacttttatatacttttcattctcaaatataaatagttgaaatccaacccaCAATCccaatatttcaaaattttctttctatcaactctaaaggtttttttttctctctatttaaactctatttttttctccttatttaaaattttaaactttataaaccttatacctaaattcaataaattattttttcttcattatcctatattttcttcatACATAAACtctactaattttttttctctctcctaaactttacaatcttcctctaaaaattcaaaataatattatttttatttcattgttgcttgtatattttgattttttttttctatgaactttttatccctaacttctaaactttttctcctaaatacatgacttttgtaaactttttaaattaaaaaagttgataaaagtttatgcaagttttttatacaaacttttatagagtcttacaaagttttaaaaaattttgaacgattctatgaaagtcaataaaagtttattaaaatctatcattttaaaagtttttaaaagtctacaaaagtcatgatttaATACACACCTCTAAGTCTTATAGTGGGGGGCCGAATTtggattaataaaaaaaaaaggcccaAATAAAAACAACAGGTAAATTTTTATGTGAATCATGGTTCACGTAATGAtatgtggaccataaaaaaatatattttaatatactaaaagtatattgcttatgtattgaatgtatattatacaatataatatacatttaatacacaaataatataatttttgaatacaaagtacatttttaatatatcaaaagtatattatttaataatatttttaatactaaaataatatactttctgtataaaaataatatatatatttatttatgattcacagTCACACAGCTGTGCGAATGAAAAATGATTGAAGACAGTGGCTCCAGGCTTAATGAAAGATTGAAAGTTAAGTCGGCCCAGTCAGTCTCCATATGAGGCCCAGTAATCCTAACCCTAAATCTCGTTACGGACGGTGTGGCCTCTGAAGTCTGAACTGCACCTATATATAGAGCTCACGCACATCTTCTCTCAATAGTCCCTGTGCTAGGGTTTCTCAGTATCTCCTATCTTAATCCAGTGTTTCATCTCTCTTAGGCTACTACTTTATTCTTAGGTTAGATGTTGTTGAATTCAGCGTTTGAGTACTGGCTGTGATGTTCAAATCTACCTATTTTATGAGAGAATTCACTTCTCTTGTGATTAAAAAACCAATGGATCCTTCTGAGCCTACTCtgcatttcaatttttttacttGTATGTTTACATGCCATCGAGGTGAGGATAATCGATTCGGAAAGGATATATGTCGATCGGAAATACTTCCAGACTACAATTATCTGATCGATGGCTATTTCCGCTCTTGATCTCAATTCATCTTTATCTTTTAAATCTTATATGTTGATTTGAGAAAgaatttgtataattttataGGATGGTTTCGGAGTTGTTCGATACTTTGTACTCCTTTTCAGTTTTTGTAAAGCTTTTTTTCTGCCGTTCCGTTGAGTGTACCGCCGCCTCCTTGCGATGCAGTTTGGTGTGCTCGACGGATActgaaattttagcgatgtgcTTAGGTGAGCTTGCCGACAGTTAGCTTACTTAAGTGTTTAACGCCGGTGTTCCTCGTTCCAAATTTTTGGATGAGTTCATAAATTTTATTGCCGTTTTAGACTTGTATTTTAAAAGAAGTATATTTTTCGTACtaaaatttttatcaatttgatATGCACTTTGTATTTCGGTATCAAAATAGCATTTTGGAAATAAAGATGGTGAGGGTTTGTTGGCGTCGCTGTATGTCTGCATTAGTTGGGGTTGAAAAATGTTGTTTAATATAGAGTCAAGAGCTTTATATGCCCTAAACTATGCTCTTTATTCGCCTCGGTTTATGAGAGTTTGCCCAATATTGACTCTAGTATTCGATTTGTCAAGAGAAGAAGTTCGAACGAACTACTAACTAGAAGAACCGAAAGACATAAAATTCACATTAGAGCGAAGTTCGTTGTCATCAACTAGTCCGGTGTATAGATAGTTACACACATTGTACTCTACTTGATGCAGGAATAGAAAGTACCATTTCTGCTGCATCCTTTGTTCATTATTCATTTATGTACAGTTAAGTGTAAACAtgttaatttgaatttttaattttaataagttCTGTTATTTGAATCGGACACAAAAAGGTAACTCAGAGAGTATTATAAATGAAGGAGTTGGTTTTAAAGAATATCACATTGATAATATGTCTATACCCTCCTTTATTAAGCAACAACAAGAAAAGtggaaatgttaaaattatcCTTACAATTGTAATTCACAAAAAAACGTTTTCAGTGAATTGTGATATCATATTGTTCGCTCGACGACTTCAATGTGGTGTTTCGTTTGAGTTAATGTCTGTAGCAAAAACTATggagtatatttttttaatcatccTTCTCCTATGCCTCCTCCACGAGACAGTCCAAAGGTAAAATTGTAGGTTAGTTTCCAAAAAACAAGCATACTAATCCTGTGGCTCTTAACTCCATGTAGATGGTGGCATTGGGCGCCCTAATCGGAGCTGGAAGCGCACTCGTACATTATGTATTGTCTCAGTAATCAGTTCCTCTGCCTCACTGGCAAGTTTTTCAGCATCTCTGGACGAAGCATATATACAGAAAACATTAGCCACTAGTGGTGAAAAAGTTGGTATAACAAAGATAACACTCTGTATCTGTACCTAATTAGAAGTTCCTGTGGCATGGAGACTTCGACTTGAAGAAATATCTCCCCTTGCAACAGGTGGGGTGTGATTCGCTCCACAACAATTTTCTGAAATCCATACAAAGATGTTATGGATTCTAGGAATTAATGAGGAAGAGGGCCTATGTTGTAAGATTGAAATAGGTGGTCTAGTCTAAAACTTGCATTGAACTGTAgagtaaagaaaaataatttctttcaggttaaatttcattttttggctTAGATTTATAGTGTGAGCccacttttattctttttttcaaaacatcccctTTTggtctagtattattgtgtgaTGGTcttccatcaacaaaattgttgaaatgtcctaaaatataaggacattttgattttttatttttatacaaaatgggctgactaatatattttttttgttgccacaataatagtaggacGAAAGGaggttattttgaaaaaaaaaaaaaagaaagaaaaaaactaaaagtggattaccaatctataacaaaaaatggaattaactcatttcttTTTAAGGAGAAAATGTATGTACCACCTCAGAAAATTTTGACGACAAGATATTGGAAACATTGTTAGCAAGCTCTATATGCTCGAAACAATTTCCATTCTTGCACCCCATCTGTTTGTTGTTTTGCTGATGAAGATGTAAGGTTAAAGGATCTGCCAAGGAAAAATGATAGTAACAAAAAGAGCAGATAAGTGGTCTTGTGCAAGTCTAGACACCAAGTGAAGAAAGAGAGACATTTATCAAGAACAGCTCTATGATAAAGTAAAATTTACCAATGTGTACAAAGACTTCGACTACTTCAGGATGTGACCCCTGAAGTTCATGTCGAACAAATTCCCCAACTTCATGTGCAGCACTAACACTAGAAAAGGGATCTACCTGCATAAAAGAATGGAAAATTAGatcattttaattgtaataGCTGTTGAGAGTTGAGACAAAGTAGAACACCGTAATTGCAGTATAAATAgtagttggtaaataatcagtgaAGTTCACCAACCTCAATATTAACATCAAGATACAAAAATGAACCCGCTCTCCTTCCTCTAAGGTGATTGCATCCCTACAAATGCCAAAcaggaaaaattaaaaactcattTAGGAAAGGCATTGCTTACATGATCATCTGCTTTTAACAAGATGCTCATTAGTGATATCATACATGTTCCTAACAGCAAAATAAACATTCACCCATGCCTTGAGTTTAAGAACAAGTGGCCTACACCCAACCCCAAGGGATGGAGCATGTAAGATGAGAGTGAAAATTCCTTAAGCCCATGAAGGGTTGATGCAAGGAGGAAATGTATACTATGAAGTAAAAAAACAGCTTCTATGTTTTGGGAGAGGGACAACTTGCCTTAACCCCTTCAACTTGTAGTATTGTGCTTCTAAAGGGCTCCAAAATATGTGAGGGGATAGCAGCATCAACCAATTCCAAGACGCTAAAAATTAAGATAAcaattagatatttaaatttgtGTTTTGCCCAGCACCACACACCAAACACTTCCAAGATGGAGATGCATTCAACCATAAAGACTTCATCCAACACTGGTCACCCAAGCTAGCAAGAAAGAAACAATACTTCCACAGCTcttagaaagaagaagagagcAAGGAGTAACACATACCTTTGGTAACCAGTTTCTAGACCAGCTCTTAGGATCATACCAGCAACAACGAGTCCAGCAAGAGGATCGAAGAACTTAACGCCCAGAAAAGATCCACCTGATCTCAGGAAGAATAGTTCAATATGCGTTTGTTAAATCAATTATGATAATATCATGAGGTTTAAAAGAGCAGTGGTAATTGgtaaaaaacacaaataaaccTCCAGGACTAAAAACACAATAAGAGCAATTAACATATACATAGTAGTATTTCGCAAACTTGAAAACATAGTAGCACAAAGTGAGACTTTATATGAATTATGAAGATTAAGGTTATTACCAACCCCTATAAGAGCAACTAGTGAAGAAACAGCATCAGCTCGATGATGCCAAGCATTAGCTTTCATTAGCCCACTCCCTGTCCTCTCCCCAGCTCTCTTTGTTATCCAATACAATCTATAAGAGAGAAAAACATCAAAATAGCATATAGaagcaaaaataaaatacagagtaaaataaagaaaagaacaGTTTCTATTCAATgacagtacaaaaatattactcatgCATTGAATACTTTGTTACAAGCTTTAAGCATGAAACACATTCATACTACTCTTAACATAAAATGCATCATGTTCAGAATCTTTATATTCACTAGTTCTGAGGATATAATAAAAGTACCCTAACACAAGAAGACTGACCAGTTACAATACTAATTCAAGCCATAGGAAGTCCTAATACTAATTCCATCATGTTAATGATTGAAATAAATCATACCCTTCCTTAACAGCTATAGACAGTATAGTCATATTCAACGCAAGAACAGGGTGATCCATATCAATTCCATGATGATGTCCACCTGCACCATGATGGTGTCCATGGATGTGTTGATGAGCTAGTGACTGGTTAACCCCTTCAGGCACTGCTGTCCACACTCCCTACCAGCAGAATATGCAAAGTTTCAACCAAAAGCCCAAAAACCATATTATATGTAGAAAATATACCAATAAAAAAGGTATCAGTTAATGGATTCAGTTTCAGGCATAGCCAGAGTTCTTAATTAACTGGTTTTAATAACTCAAACACTAAAGCAACTTAATAAGACACATACCATCAACACGTCTAAAGCATGCCATGCAATGCCTCCCCCAGTTGCCAATAGCATAGCTGAAATTCCAAGGGCACCTAGACTCTCAAATTTACCATGCCCTGAAACATGAAGAAAACCAATTATGGAACAGAGACTAATGATCCTGAAAATGACACTACAAATCTAATCTAAAACCCATAGAGTCTTAAGTATCACCAACAATTTCATATGACACCATCCAATAGCTAGAAATCTCCAGCAGAAGGAAACAAAACAATGAAATTGGAGGCTAGCAAGCCAATGCAAGAAGATACGAATGCAAAGCTGTTAAGCTGATAACACAGGTTTCAAAATATCATAAACAATGTAATATCAATCGAGTAAGGCGTAGATACAGATCAAAAGCGACCATATGGATGCTCCTTGTCCTTTGGAGCCTTCGCAGCTTTATACGACAGCAATGCCACCCCACTCAGAACCTAACACACAACACCAAAgaacataaaattaaaacacagCATGATCGTCATGTTAGCTGcacatcattcaatcaaagaTACGCGTACTCACAACATCGGAGATGGAATGAGCAGCATCGGCAATAATGGCGGTGCTTCCACAGACGTAACCGGTGAAAGCTTTGGCAGTTGCCAAACCAACGTCGGCGGCTAGGCCGAGTCGGAAAATCTTCTCGCCTTCCTCTCCCTGATGATCGTGATGCGAATGAGAGTGACCGTGGCCGATATGCCATCTCCTCTGGATCAAAAAGCTAGGGGTTTCGCCGTACTTGATCGACGGATCACCAAGCTGAGGACTCACAACTTGAATCGCTGGATTCAAGTAGCTATAGCTTTTCGCGTAGGTGTTACGAATACGATTTAGGTTAGCTGAAATCAATCTAGCCGTCCCCATTTCTCTGCGTTGAAGCTTCTCAGATTGATTTCCTCCGAAGATCGCTGAAACCAGAGCAGAGATGCTTCTCTCTACTAAAgtattctagaaaataaaaaataaaaattccatttcccatttttgttttagtataaAATTCGAGTGGGTCCGGTGGAACTAGCTCAATTTTAGTTTGTCcgattattttaaattattgtaattgATTTGACCGAGTGACCGACTATCAAATTTTGTTCTAGAGGGTCAAAAATTATCGCAATTTGTTCGATTAATAAACTTCCTTTAATTCTAATAGTTGATTTGATCAATCATCAAATTTCGCTAATAGGCCGCTAAAAATTCTcacaattgattttttttttttcaactattAGAATTCAGCTGAGATGATATGAATCATGGTAATTCAACTGAACACAGAAGTTAGGTAtttgcttactgcgcacaagAATCCCCCTCActtttgagaggttgctctaCCTACCTCAGCCAAATAGAATATCTAAGAGGATATAAATCATAGTAACTcaattaaacaaaacattaaatgAGCATAtaagaggatgtaaatcatagtAACTCAGTTAAACACAGAAACTAGACCTTAGCTTCCCACATCTAAGATGATGTAAATCATAGTAACTCAGTTAAACACACAAACTAGACCTTAGCTTATCATGCACAATAACCTCCTCACTAGGTCGCTCCCACACTCAATCACTAATcaattgattttattatcacCTAAAGTCTCGTTCTAAGCAATTGAAAACCTACAGAGacacaaggaaaaagaaaaaattcgaGAGGGAATAGAGTGGACCAGTGgaatatagtattttttacttttcgAATATATACTTTCAATTTGTCTTTTTAGCTGTGCCCGTCCCTGTCCACGACGCTTCGGTTACTACAGTTGATATCATATTCGTTTATTCTGTTACTGCGTACACTGAAGCATCCATCAACAGTGTTCGAAACTGAAAGAAAATTTGAATAAAGGTATTCCTTTCCATTTTTGTTGGTTTTACAACTATAGGAGAATGAATCATGAAGCAATGTAAATCAATCAATTGACAAAACAAATAGGTTACATTTCGCTACTAGCTTGCCTCTCCGAAAGCTACAACTCTACACTGACCACAAAAATGGGTGTATACCAATCAAGCCAGAACTGTCTGTCGTCTATCTTCTCCGGTCAGACCATCTCCTGTTTACATTCCAGTTAGGATCATGGTAGGTAGAAGGATTGCGAGGTGTCATCCTTTCTGTGGGGTAATTATTCATCCTGGGTTCTGAGTGGTTCCACCTGGAAGCATATTCATGGGACCTAGCAGGGCTGTTTTCTGGACTAAATGACTCGAACCCATAATCGTTTCTTCTCCAGGGACCTGGTTGGGTCGTCGCCCCTACATGGGGGTTATAATTGTTAGAATTAGTcggggtggaatgggaatgcaGCCCCTGCCTGGCTCCCCCCCAGCTCTGAGGCGGAAGAGGCTCAGGCACATAATATGCTTGTGGCTGAGTCTGAACCCGGGATGGCATCGGTGCATCAATTACATGCATTGATGATGGTTTAAGGATGCCCATTGGACTGGGTGACGCTGAACTGAACATCGCTCCGTTCCTGTTTACCAGTAATTCTGATGCATTCATGGAGATGGAAGGAGCAGCCTGGTTAAGAGATGGAATTAGAGGAGAGGGGTGATGTTCATGATAATTCCTCCCGGTGGCTTGCAGCATCGCCGATTCCCGTTGTTGGGCAAATTGCGGTGTGAGCAACTGTTGAGCTGCCATGGCTGGATAGTGAGGCTGCTGCGCTGGAGTTACTGTAGCATCTCTCCTTGAGAATGGATTTTTTTCATACTCGTCTGATTTCAATCCGCTCTGCATGGGGGAACACAAGACGCTTCAATTAACAGAGGATCCAAAAATAACATGTATGAAAATAAACTTTTCAATTTATCCAGTCTTCTTATTCAgatatatcattatatatatagagagtattattattattatttttaaatccaTCTTCGTTGATTATGTTGTAATCACACCCAACTGTCAAAGTATAATGCTGCTCGGAGGACGGAAGAGGCGCTACAATCTTGACTATTCAGCAAAGAGGTCCTCAGATACAGATGTTTTAGGCTTACTTAAgcatttcttttttcattttgtaaTCTTTTTATGACCACCACAACTAGCCCTGGGTTCTATTCGTGCATGATAGTCCACAGATCAAATTTCGCACATCATgtggggagagagagagagagggaggaaagaaaactcgaaaaattttaataatactcTTTCAAAAGTTGTACAAAATATGGTTAAATCACGCACCGTTCCAGGATTGCTGGAAGGAGTTGGGGATGGAAGAGAAACTTCAACCTTATCCTCAGCTCTTCTGCCCAACCCATTAGGATCACTCATCGATTTCAGTCCATTTGCCTTAATCATATCAAGCAGCTTCACTGTATCCTCACTTGACAGGTTACCAGCTTGACCAGATGTCAAAGCAAAAACCAATTCTGGATTTTTAAGTAGTACAGCAAGCAACTCTAGATCTGGTTCAGGCATGCTAGAATTCACATTCTGTGGCAAGCTGCTGGCAGAAGGAGCTGCTATAGTTTCCACATTTTCTGCTTGTGAAACCATAGTTTCTACACCATCCCCATCAGGTAATTGTTCTGTTGGGATTTGAGGGGTTAGTGTGTCATCATAGTCCATTTCACGGTCCCAAGGCTCCTTGGGATTCAATGGAATTTCGTGAAGTGTCCTGTAAATAGTTTCCCTTTCACGATGAATTCTATTCTTCTGAACTTCTACCTCTTTACTATTTCCCCCAGTACATATCTTCCATTTTTCAGAAATAACCATCTCTGcatagaagaaaacaaagatgGACATGCTCAAAATCCAAATTGAATGAagttttttagaaaaatggATGGTCAAAATCTATttctaaagaaaaagaaaaactgaaaataaaaatatattctaggGTACCCCATTTTTACCCATTTAAGCGACAGAAAAGGGCAACACTGCTTGCAAAACAGGATTTGCCTTTACATCTACTgtacaaaaaatacattataaactTATGACCAACTTCTATGTATTCCAGTAGCAGAAATATAGCCAAAATACAGCAGACATACTAAATTCTGACACGCTGTATCAAATATTCCACAAACTTATAGAATagcttatttatattattttttaaaaaacaaatagaGACAGCACTGCACTACTCATACTTCAGATTTGAACAGCTTGCTGAATTGATTCACAACGTAGGCATCCTTTAGCAAATGGGAAAAGAACATTGGTTATCCAAGTAAGCAAGAGTGAAGAGAAAAGAACAGTTAAAAATTTGCAAACAATTTCCCCTCCTTATATTATGTGATCAATCAACAAGAAATAAGGTAAATGTACCTGGTGGAGTGTGCCATGGAATCTGAATTGCCTTGCACTTTTTGCCTGGCGGAGGTTCCTCAGCATCCAAACTCCTCTTTTGGTTTAGAGGAGTCTCCTGTTGATTTGATATGTTGGACTTAATATCAGCAATCTTCTTCTGTTCATCAAATTTTGGCTTCTCTTCATCAATTGCTGGCTTCTCTACATCAATTTTTGGcttcacttcattaatttttgactTCTCTTCGTTAATTGTTGGCAAGTCATATGTTTTAGTAGTTGAATGGAAAACGCCATCTTGAGGAGCAGCATTTTTATTTGGACCTTCAGGCTTTGTCTGAGGGCTATGGTCAGTTGATGTTTTACTTTTACCATATTTACTCTGCAAAAATTGTGCACGAAGTTTGGCTTTTTGAATATCATCAGCTGAAAGTGGTCGGCCTTGAGTTGCAGATGCTGTTCTCGCAACTTGGGGATTCCTTCCTGGCATTCTTTGGCCAGGTTGTTCAACCAACTGAACCTTTCTGCGCTCTCGAGTTTCTGTTATTGGTTAAGGAATTTAATAGCAGCATTATAATTGACATCTCTTGTGAGGATGCAACACAAACTCACATTGCAATACTTGTTTTAGATAGATAATAATATTCGAACAGCATGCATGCACATTCTGATGCATCACAGAATGGTGCAAAGTTACCAGAGTGTTAATAATGCTTGTAACTCTGCAAAAATAAGGCTATTTCCAAAACCAACCATAAAAAAGAATGTTGGTACGCGCAGGATTTAGTGAAAATACATCTTTTCCTTAGGGGAATGATCATCCAATTGGTATTTGACAGCATTAATAATGCGTAGAACTCTATAATAGAAGCCACTAATCAAACATTCAATAATAAGCCATTGGGTGAGTTATTGGAAGTCTCAAAAAGATAAAAGTGATATCCAAAACCAACCATGAGAATGTTTGTCCGCAAGACTACTCCCAGTGAACTCTTGAAACAGAATTAGGTCTATTTTCAGGGGAAAACGCTCTAATGGAAATTAGCACATAATACCAGAAGCAAGTGAAAGACGGGCAGGAAGATAATTTAAGCCATCAGTATTATTCAATAGATTGTTTTATCCCAGTTCCCAAATACATAAATTTGATACTAAGGAACATAGTTCCCAAAAAATAAAGCTGGCATGATGGCACATAATTCCAATGATTTCTCCAATT contains these protein-coding regions:
- the LOC116017628 gene encoding metal tolerance protein 2; the protein is MGTARLISANLNRIRNTYAKSYSYLNPAIQVVSPQLGDPSIKYGETPSFLIQRRWHIGHGHSHSHHDHQGEEGEKIFRLGLAADVGLATAKAFTGYVCGSTAIIADAAHSISDVVLSGVALLSYKAAKAPKDKEHPYGHGKFESLGALGISAMLLATGGGIAWHALDVLMGVWTAVPEGVNQSLAHQHIHGHHHGAGGHHHGIDMDHPVLALNMTILSIAVKEGLYWITKRAGERTGSGLMKANAWHHRADAVSSLVALIGVGGSFLGVKFFDPLAGLVVAGMILRAGLETGYQSVLELVDAAIPSHILEPFRSTILQVEGVKGCNHLRGRRAGSFLYLDVNIEVDPFSSVSAAHEVGEFVRHELQGSHPEVVEVFVHIDPLTLHLHQQNNKQMGCKNGNCFEHIELANNVSNILSSKFSEKIVVERITPHLLQGEIFLQVEVSMPQELLIRDAEKLASEAEELITETIHNVRVRFQLRLGRPMPPSTWS
- the LOC116016259 gene encoding homeobox protein LUMINIDEPENDENS, giving the protein MENQLQLVVSSPATSFHDLLASQRELFRSQVDHLENIVVTQCKLTGVNPLSQEMAAGALSIKIGKRPRDLLNPKAVKYMQSVFSIKDVISKKETREISALFGVTATQVRDFFTTQRTRVRKLVRLSREKARKPSASDEPCGGIPLSSDASLPVDPVPLDSVAPTNVEGPSCSTQDEALSGVEESDKDFIDNIFILMRQEETFSGQVKLMDWILEIQNPSVLQWFLSKGGVMILATWLSQAATEEQTSVLHHILKVLCHLPLHKALPAHMSAILQSVNKLRFYRTSDISNRARILLFRWSKKLANQSSKKPNGLKSASDTQDEMLLKHSIGEVMAEVDGFEESLSQFDTSENLRKLGSTQPLKLLTSSAEESNKKTGRGALSAQTRERRKVQLVEQPGQRMPGRNPQVARTASATQGRPLSADDIQKAKLRAQFLQSKYGKSKTSTDHSPQTKPEGPNKNAAPQDGVFHSTTKTYDLPTINEEKSKINEVKPKIDVEKPAIDEEKPKFDEQKKIADIKSNISNQQETPLNQKRSLDAEEPPPGKKCKAIQIPWHTPPEMVISEKWKICTGGNSKEVEVQKNRIHRERETIYRTLHEIPLNPKEPWDREMDYDDTLTPQIPTEQLPDGDGVETMVSQAENVETIAAPSASSLPQNVNSSMPEPDLELLAVLLKNPELVFALTSGQAGNLSSEDTVKLLDMIKANGLKSMSDPNGLGRRAEDKVEVSLPSPTPSSNPGTSGLKSDEYEKNPFSRRDATVTPAQQPHYPAMAAQQLLTPQFAQQRESAMLQATGRNYHEHHPSPLIPSLNQAAPSISMNASELLVNRNGAMFSSASPSPMGILKPSSMHVIDAPMPSRVQTQPQAYYVPEPLPPQSWGGARQGLHSHSTPTNSNNYNPHVGATTQPGPWRRNDYGFESFSPENSPARSHEYASRWNHSEPRMNNYPTERMTPRNPSTYHDPNWNVNRRWSDRRR
- the LOC116016116 gene encoding uncharacterized protein LOC116016116, with product MEGLANKSSKRFPSKKSSGTDSVCGDHKVFPRVGAEYQAEIPLILECDRRKLKKTSFNGGIEVDTSDHVVESNQDDTIDNGKTAGLLNLPSRLRGKSVDIDSGSLQERKAHLSNCDGFHLVPGLPNKGWKQIEHSSFLLGLYIFGKNLAIIKRFVGSKDMGDILSYYYGKFYKSKDYQRWSDSRKLRGRRCISCQRLFMGGRQHELLSRLSSRVSEECLRMLIKASKLLGDGNITLEEYVFSLRDKVGIENLVEAVAIGKGKRDLTGTSMDYTKAIQSLPVRPRLLSTKPCSSLTATEILKFLTGNFRLRKAELNELFWDAVWPLLLARGWHSEQPSDLSSAGTGQSLVFLVLDVSKFSRSLAKGTHFFNSISDVLKKVASEPSLLEQEVNAYNDEEQEEKRVINPEVSQEQNNSASSQHSMEFTVVDTILFTGVGSGKVWEMRSLPLDRLSSASSGHLSEENHGSDPMDVGNVEAAYGDADNDITSISNDEIPNGPVSLITEEKTTQSITELKPRFSTQIVSISDHTNLAVCSNRGLSHKTENRYIKDEWLKEGKLDSQSSLPDAPPSQNFSSDTCFSSSQREIHVRNLLENSLAFEQSHKNSILDNPEDDPGNNPDSVSAANKSSSPCETEQHSEMLESINTGAKLSSSPCETEQHSESNNAPVISCQRRSSRYKPSARALEAIAYGFMEAKTKRKRTNSSTSTSSSQRVRKSKHLVDENVTGDPCKKEANDNNDGKQLKKT